AAGAAAATGTGGTCATAAATACGATTTCTGTTGCCGCGGATGATTAAAGCTCTGTCTAACTTGATGAttatcttaaaaaaaaattcttctgcagAAGCGATGTGGCAATTGAAAATACAGGCTCAGGAGGGCCAAGACGGAATAGCTTCCAATCCAGCTTCTTATCCTGATCGCCCTGGTGAACCTGACTGTATCTATTATTTAAGGACAGGGTTGTGTGGTTATGGCACTAATTGTCGATTTAATCATCCTGTCTATTCAGGGCAGGTACAAAAATATGCTTCTATTGTAAAAATCCAGTTTTTGTTTAAGTTGCTTGCTTAGTTTGGATTAAGTTGAATACTTTTAGTTCTATTGTTCTAAATGCCCTTAGTCAATGTTCATCTGTACTTTCTTGAAGTCAGGTATTAATGTTGTGATCCAGTTGAGCTTTTAATTATCTCATGTTTTTTCAATGGTTGTTATTTGAATTGAATGTTTAAGATGTTTTTGGTTCTTTTGCATACAGGCTGCTCAGCACAGGGGTGAACTTCCTGAAAGAGCTGGACAACCAGACTGCCAGGTATGTTATTTTAGTAATTACCAAGTTTCTTTAGTAGCCGGAGTTGGTCTCCTCATTACACTTTCAGTGTTAAGTATTACGTACACGCTGATGTTTACCATTACAAAGCATATGTCGCAGTATTTTATGAAGACCGGTACTTGCAAATTTGGTGCAATTTGTAAATATAATCACCCACGAGATAGACATGATGCAGGACAGATTCCACTAAACATTTTGGGTCTACCCATGCGTCAGGTGCTTAATTCCTTGTCAATTGTCTGTGTTGATTTCTGTCGTTGGATCTATATTTGCTTTTAATGATTCACTTTCGTTATCGGTTTAGAATGTTGTGTTCGAAAAGTGTTAACAAGATCACAGATTGCTTTACGTTTGTTGCGCTAACAGGAAGAGAAGCCTTGTCCATATTATATGCGAACTGGTAACTGTAAGTTCGGAATTGCCTGCAAGTTCAATCATCCCCAGCCTGCTGCTGCGCTTGGAGCTGTATTACCAGTCACTGGACCCACTGCTTATGGGTCCGCGGGTTCATCTGTAACACCTCCTTCAGGTCTTCCATATGCAGGTGGTCTTCCTACATGGTCTTTGCCGAGAGGACCATCTATCTCTGGCCAATCCATGCAAGGAGGACCTCAGGCATACATGCCTGTAGTTCTTTCGTCTTCACAAGGCCTGTTGCCTACACAGCCAGGATGGAGTACTTATATGGTAAGTAATGAATCTGTCAACTCCACATGCATATTAGTATCAGGTTGGGATCTCTTTTTGTTCGAATATCTTTTCTCTCGTGAATGACTATCCTCTTACATGCTCTGACATCATCGTCTGGCAAGCAGTTAGCCATTTGAAGGGTTATCGTTGTCACCTTGAAGTTCAATAGTTTGTTCATATACAATGTTAGAGCCACTTTAGAGTTTCTTCATAGTTTTGGCATTCTGCCTCTGGCCTTAAGTTCTTTGTCATTTAGTCTATGCAAATGGAACAAGGTATATACTCACCTTGTATACCTTACCTGAATACCTCTATAACGCATATTTGGAtatggttttgttttgttttctaataATATGACCCCATAGTTTTCACTCTTTGCTGTTAGAGTTAACATGTTAGTAACTTATCGAAAGTGTAAATTAAAATTAGCCTCTCAAATTGAATTCATTAGATCCTTTGAATGATGCTTTATTTAGTCTACGTGCTTTGGCTGTCCACGTAGTGGCATATTTTTATTGTTCAACCTCTCAGTTCCTTGGCCAAGTTTTTGTTGTTCCTTCATATTCCATGGCTAATCAAGGTATATTTGTTTATTACTTTTGCCTTCTTGCATTGGTTTCATAGAATTCAGGAGTTACTGTGTTAGGTAAGTTGAAACATTGACGAGGAAGATGAACCTCTCGCCTCAAGCAAATGCTGACTTGAACCCTATTAATGTTGTCTCCCACTTGGCACTTCAGAAATACTTTTGTGTTCCTCTTTAAACCAAATGTCTCTGGAAAGTCCTTTGTGAATTATTCAGAAAATATACGACAGCTAGACTGATTTCGTTTGACGCAGAATTTCAGGATTTTGTAAAGATTGGATATGTTGTAGTTAAAACTAGCTTGTTGTAAAGACCTGTCACCCATAACATGGAGCGCTCAACCATTTCTATTGGATTACTATACACCATTGTCAGATCTCTAGATTGCTTGTAGCCATGTTGTACAGTTCCTACTGTATTTTTATTTTGCTACTTTATTTATTAATCAGGGAACTATGACCCCTGTATCATCTACAAACGTTCTTGGATCCCACCTTGTCTACGCTTCGAAGCAAGGCGAGTCAGGTCCAAATGGGCAGGTGCACTCGTCATCTTTCACGCAGTACCCTGAGAGACCTGAACAACCAGAATGtcagtattacatgaagactggAAGATGCAAATTTGGACCCTCTTGCAAGTACCACCACCCAAGAGACAAGATTGCTCCATTGGCTACAAATTCAATGAGTCCATATGGATTACCTTTAAGACCTGTGAGTGCATGTCCTTTCTGTTACATATATCTTAACTTCGCTTCGATACTAATTTTTGTTTCATATTAATTTCTTAATTATGTTCTGTAAATTCTTTTTATGTATCTAGGGCCAAGCAGTTTGCACATACTACAGTCTTTATGGAATCTGCAAGTATGGTGCAGCTTGCAAATTCGATCATCCCATGGCAGGATTCTATAATTGTGGCGGGAGCATGCCATCTTTATCTATACCAGACTCATCTATCATTCCTTACCAAAGAAACTCGCTACCATCCCAGTCACCAGAAACTT
This is a stretch of genomic DNA from Papaver somniferum cultivar HN1 chromosome 1, ASM357369v1, whole genome shotgun sequence. It encodes these proteins:
- the LOC113303084 gene encoding zinc finger CCCH domain-containing protein ZFN-like isoform X1 encodes the protein MPDNNWQVQNGVSSTSIATSDNLEEAMWQLKIQAQEGQDGIASNPASYPDRPGEPDCIYYLRTGLCGYGTNCRFNHPVYSGQAAQHRGELPERAGQPDCQHMSQYFMKTGTCKFGAICKYNHPRDRHDAGQIPLNILGLPMRQEEKPCPYYMRTGNCKFGIACKFNHPQPAAALGAVLPVTGPTAYGSAGSSVTPPSGLPYAGGLPTWSLPRGPSISGQSMQGGPQAYMPVVLSSSQGLLPTQPGWSTYMGTMTPVSSTNVLGSHLVYASKQGESGPNGQVHSSSFTQYPERPEQPECQYYMKTGRCKFGPSCKYHHPRDKIAPLATNSMSPYGLPLRPGQAVCTYYSLYGICKYGAACKFDHPMAGFYNCGGSMPSLSIPDSSIIPYQRNSLPSQSPETSPSKSSRLPDQTEESNGKQQDQNIKPPEDPKQDSLSSTNPKSSSLEPLNDLSD
- the LOC113303084 gene encoding zinc finger CCCH domain-containing protein ZFN-like isoform X2 — protein: MPDNNWQVQNGVSSTSIATSDNLEEAMWQLKIQAQEGQDGIASNPASYPDRPGEPDCIYYLRTGLCGYGTNCRFNHPVYSGQAAQHRGELPERAGQPDCQYFMKTGTCKFGAICKYNHPRDRHDAGQIPLNILGLPMRQEEKPCPYYMRTGNCKFGIACKFNHPQPAAALGAVLPVTGPTAYGSAGSSVTPPSGLPYAGGLPTWSLPRGPSISGQSMQGGPQAYMPVVLSSSQGLLPTQPGWSTYMGTMTPVSSTNVLGSHLVYASKQGESGPNGQVHSSSFTQYPERPEQPECQYYMKTGRCKFGPSCKYHHPRDKIAPLATNSMSPYGLPLRPGQAVCTYYSLYGICKYGAACKFDHPMAGFYNCGGSMPSLSIPDSSIIPYQRNSLPSQSPETSPSKSSRLPDQTEESNGKQQDQNIKPPEDPKQDSLSSTNPKSSSLEPLNDLSD